The stretch of DNA CTGTTTTTTAGCCTGTTCGCTGTGGCCATAAGGTGCTTTTTTGGGATACGCCCACTCATCCCAAATATGATTATTCTGCTCTTGTAACCATCTTTTGTTCGTAATCCCTTTAATAAAAAATTCAAGCTCAGAAGCAACAAGCCTGAAGGGGACTTTTTTGGTCGTCAAAAGCGGAAAACCATCGGCCATGTCATGTTCAAACATCCGCCCAACCACGGCAATCGCATCGGTTGCCGTTCTGTTTTTTTTGAGTACGCCATGCTCAAGAATGTGGCGTACAATATCCAAATATGCTTTCATGGGTTAATTTCTTTCAAGCAACAAATAAAGATAATTTTTCCCAAATAATATCAAGATTGGCTCAACAGTACCATAAAAAATAAACATCCCAAAAGTATGGGGTACCAATCCTCATTAATGATGCTTTTTATTTTTAAAATATCGCTTCACCCAGAGCCAACTCTTCTTCCCCCAACGTACAGCAGGTTTGCACCCCAATAACCCAAGACCTATAACAATCAAAGCAACTCCGGGAATGATGGGAAAAAAGAGCCCGAATATCCCTGTAATTAGACAAATTAAACCCAAAAGTTTGTATAAAAAACTTTCTAAAATCATTCCGAAAGAATGAAAAAATGCCACAATAAACCCTCCTGTACGTTCTTTTGATCTTGCAAAAAATATGGTTTTTGCTATAAATAACGGTATCAAATTAATGCATGTAATGGGAAGTCGTCTAGCGGCAGGACCCTGGATTCTGGATCCAGTTACATAGGTTCGAATCCTATCTTCCCAGCCATCCGCCGTCGCCCTTTGGGCTATGGCGCGATGTCTCGTCATAGCTTGCCAAGCCGGAAGGCGTGGATAAGCGTAGACGGACAGCTTTCGCTTCCAATTTATTTTTTTCTTTTTATACGCTGAATCATTTCTTCAAATACTTGTAAAAAACGAGATCGATCTTTTGGGGAAAAAGTAGCGTTATAACTCGGACCTTCACCCGTTTCACGCAAATGAGCACGTAACTCGCGTATCGCTTTTGCTACACCAATATTATCATCATTAAAAACTCTGCCTGTTGAACTTATTGCACTTGCTCCATTTTTCAGGCAGCGCTCAGCAAGCAATATGTCTATGGTGATTACAATATCCCCCGCTCCAGCATGTTCCACAATCCAATCATCTGCAGCATCGGCGTCAGAGCCAACCACTATTTTATGAACGTTTATATCAACCGGCATATTCAAGCGACTGTTGCTTACCAAGTAGACCTGTATGTTGTGGCGCGTGGCCACTCGAAAAATTTCTTCTTTTACCGGACACGCATCGGCATCTACGTATATGTCTAACATTCCCAACCTGATTAATTTCTTTTGTTGCGTTAAAAATTCTATTTCATATTTTAAATCAAGTCTTGCTTATCAAGAAGGAATACGAACGAGCTTCATCAAAATATTTAAAACCTTTCCCGCTGCAGTTATCGCATCAAGAGCCTCGCTTTGATCGATAGAAAATTGATCATCAGGATAACGAGTACGCATCTCGTAAGGACTTAGATAATCGATATATTTTTCAAGTACCATTAAATGCTGATCATACTTTTTGCACTCTTCTAAGAGTCCTTCTAAGTCATGAGTTTTTGGAATTTTTTGATGTTGATACACCAAAAACGCTTTTAATGCTTTCTCTGCACACTGATGAGCATGATAAGCTACTATACCCAATATTTCATTATCATTCTCTTCATCACCGGCAACTAGCTTC from Candidatus Dependentiae bacterium encodes:
- a CDS encoding HEPN domain-containing protein, which encodes MPGHRDWIIKARGDLRAAQKLVAGDEENDNEILGIVAYHAHQCAEKALKAFLVYQHQKIPKTHDLEGLLEECKKYDQHLMVLEKYIDYLSPYEMRTRYPDDQFSIDQSEALDAITAAGKVLNILMKLVRIPS
- a CDS encoding YaiI/YqxD family protein, with protein sequence MLDIYVDADACPVKEEIFRVATRHNIQVYLVSNSRLNMPVDINVHKIVVGSDADAADDWIVEHAGAGDIVITIDILLAERCLKNGASAISSTGRVFNDDNIGVAKAIRELRAHLRETGEGPSYNATFSPKDRSRFLQVFEEMIQRIKRKK